The following are encoded in a window of Roseimaritima ulvae genomic DNA:
- a CDS encoding mechanosensitive ion channel domain-containing protein, protein MNDKIQIRALGNTVFATIDLTACQQMHRPAIRIGALLAGLLCCLPLNAQDNAESDERSAVQAIERVDEAMIAAGIAEVEAADDLDESQKTALLEAYQSAGERLKTLASSVQQTAHFQKLASTVNETNQALKQQLAAVPKSLSPADLNESEAALEQQLAQAQLDLQKATAAVEAEAAEPGRRQKRLAAIPHELSEAEQAKAEIDEQLAEPAPANESPLVTRARTISGRAASMALEAKIAELKQEQAAYLSTTDLLPLRKQLADRRRQQLRDDVAALQEALVAQRTDAVSDTLSKRSRDLQKTGPALRPLAERNLDLAQRHKQLIGESARVAKDVSETERHLAEVKAALKTSQERLDAVGLSDAMGQMLRSRRREYELLLQNYLPDADLGDRVQQYQVEAFLLEDALGKVSEQLDERKADTTAPSDDLALESLTAEQAETYLLQVQHTLLTDTLQAHNSLLQIMLRGDTERQELRQAIDNYIDFVSTNAFWIRSAPVFSWSETAYIPVAVNWLVRPLHWQILWRHLRTAALSRPVMTLLAVLGLGVLVVKRPRLRRFIREQGNLALTWNSNFRTTMVVLGATVIKGSTWSLAFLLLGWMLLYNEGGTLFVRGVGSGLVIVALYIASRNLLSEICRDGGLADVHFGWHREIRKLLRFHLPWYTSMGAVLIFFLVLFHEHPDPQLRATTSRLTSLFLFLTTAVFHHMVLRPSSPVYTQIGEHAQESKTAVGRKLIWAVVTGLPVLFAGLAMAGYLDTAFRLGQSLQSALLLLMAVVLLMGLMFRWLYLRHRAAARREAREMKRQQRVAAATSEAESLAADVGIELQQETLADLPKLDHQTRQVVYAVGLGIGLLGLVLVWRDIFPAIEIFDELEMWSVTIGDRLEKVTLRDLLYAVLATAATIVAVRNLPGVLELAVLQRTKLDGGARYALTTIVRYALTVAGALVVLNLLAIPWSQLGWLLAAASVGLGFGLQEIVANFVSGIILLLERPVRVGDVVTIDGTSGIVSRIQMRATTVTSWDRKELVVPNKDLITEKLLNWSLSNVVNRLTIEIGVAYGSDPDQVRAILDDVVRSHPDVMVDPGPLINFESFGDSALMFSVRLYLANLDRRIGVTHELNTSIANALYAANIEIPFPQRDIHLRSGDASNLPQ, encoded by the coding sequence TTGAACGACAAGATCCAGATTCGTGCATTGGGAAATACGGTGTTTGCGACGATTGACTTGACCGCTTGCCAGCAAATGCATCGCCCTGCCATCCGCATTGGGGCCCTGCTTGCCGGTCTGCTGTGCTGCCTGCCCCTTAACGCACAGGACAACGCCGAGTCCGATGAGCGGTCGGCGGTCCAGGCCATCGAACGGGTCGACGAAGCCATGATCGCCGCGGGGATTGCCGAAGTCGAAGCCGCTGACGACCTGGATGAGTCCCAAAAGACGGCCCTCCTGGAGGCCTACCAATCCGCCGGCGAGCGTTTGAAAACGCTCGCCAGCAGCGTCCAGCAGACGGCTCATTTTCAAAAGCTGGCGTCCACCGTAAACGAAACCAACCAAGCCCTAAAGCAGCAACTGGCGGCGGTTCCGAAATCCCTGTCCCCCGCGGACCTAAACGAATCCGAAGCGGCCTTGGAGCAGCAATTGGCCCAGGCTCAGCTGGACCTGCAAAAAGCCACCGCAGCGGTGGAAGCGGAAGCGGCGGAACCGGGGCGGCGGCAAAAAAGGTTGGCCGCGATTCCGCATGAATTAAGCGAAGCGGAACAAGCCAAAGCCGAGATCGATGAACAATTGGCGGAACCCGCGCCGGCCAACGAGTCGCCGCTGGTGACCCGCGCGCGGACCATTAGCGGGCGAGCCGCGTCGATGGCGCTGGAAGCCAAAATCGCCGAACTGAAACAAGAACAAGCCGCCTATCTTTCCACCACCGACCTGCTGCCGCTGCGTAAACAACTTGCCGACCGCCGCCGCCAACAATTGCGTGACGACGTCGCCGCCCTGCAAGAAGCACTCGTCGCACAGCGCACCGATGCGGTCTCCGATACCCTCAGCAAACGTTCGCGAGACCTGCAGAAGACGGGGCCCGCACTGCGACCGCTGGCCGAACGCAATCTGGATTTGGCTCAGCGACACAAGCAGCTGATTGGCGAATCCGCTCGCGTTGCCAAGGACGTCAGTGAAACGGAACGTCATCTGGCCGAGGTCAAAGCCGCGCTGAAAACCTCCCAGGAACGCCTGGACGCGGTGGGGTTATCCGACGCCATGGGGCAAATGCTGCGAAGCCGCCGCCGCGAATATGAACTGCTGCTACAGAATTACCTGCCCGATGCGGACCTCGGCGACCGCGTCCAGCAATACCAAGTCGAAGCGTTTCTGTTGGAAGACGCATTGGGAAAGGTCAGCGAACAACTTGACGAGCGAAAAGCCGACACCACGGCTCCCAGCGACGACCTGGCGTTGGAATCGCTAACAGCCGAGCAAGCGGAAACCTACCTGCTGCAAGTTCAACACACCCTGTTGACCGACACACTGCAAGCCCATAACTCGCTGCTGCAGATCATGCTCCGTGGTGACACCGAACGACAGGAATTGCGGCAAGCGATCGACAACTACATCGATTTTGTCAGCACGAATGCGTTTTGGATCCGCAGCGCGCCGGTCTTTTCCTGGAGTGAAACCGCCTACATTCCAGTGGCTGTGAACTGGTTGGTTCGGCCCCTGCACTGGCAAATATTATGGCGACACTTGAGGACCGCCGCGCTATCCCGCCCCGTTATGACGCTGTTGGCCGTGTTGGGGCTAGGGGTGCTGGTTGTCAAACGCCCCCGGCTGCGACGTTTCATCCGCGAACAGGGTAACCTGGCGTTAACCTGGAATTCCAATTTCCGCACCACGATGGTTGTGCTGGGCGCCACGGTGATCAAGGGCAGCACGTGGTCGCTGGCTTTTCTGCTGCTGGGCTGGATGCTGCTTTACAACGAGGGCGGCACCCTGTTTGTCCGCGGCGTTGGCAGCGGTTTGGTAATCGTGGCCTTGTATATCGCATCGCGAAACTTGTTAAGTGAAATCTGCCGCGACGGTGGCTTGGCGGACGTGCATTTTGGGTGGCATCGCGAGATCCGCAAACTGTTGCGATTCCACTTGCCCTGGTACACGTCGATGGGAGCCGTGCTGATTTTCTTCCTGGTGTTGTTTCACGAACATCCCGACCCTCAGTTACGAGCAACCACATCGCGGCTGACATCGCTGTTCTTGTTCCTCACTACGGCAGTGTTTCATCACATGGTGCTGCGGCCCTCGAGTCCTGTGTACACGCAAATCGGCGAACACGCTCAGGAATCCAAAACGGCGGTTGGCCGCAAGTTAATCTGGGCGGTGGTGACCGGGTTGCCCGTGTTGTTTGCAGGCCTGGCGATGGCCGGCTATCTGGACACCGCTTTTCGACTGGGGCAATCGCTGCAGTCGGCGCTGTTGCTTCTAATGGCGGTAGTGCTATTGATGGGATTGATGTTTCGGTGGTTGTACCTGAGGCATCGCGCGGCCGCTCGCCGCGAAGCCAGAGAAATGAAGCGTCAACAACGGGTGGCGGCCGCGACCAGCGAAGCCGAATCACTGGCCGCCGACGTGGGCATCGAATTGCAACAGGAAACCCTGGCCGACCTGCCCAAATTGGATCACCAAACTCGGCAGGTGGTGTATGCCGTGGGGCTGGGCATCGGGCTGCTGGGCTTGGTCCTGGTGTGGCGTGATATTTTTCCGGCGATCGAGATCTTTGACGAGCTGGAAATGTGGAGTGTCACCATCGGCGATCGGCTGGAAAAGGTCACGCTCCGCGACTTGCTGTACGCTGTGTTGGCAACCGCGGCCACGATCGTGGCGGTGCGGAACCTGCCGGGAGTGCTGGAACTGGCCGTGCTGCAGCGCACCAAACTGGACGGCGGGGCCCGTTACGCGCTGACCACCATCGTGCGTTACGCGCTGACCGTTGCCGGAGCCCTGGTGGTGCTGAACCTGTTGGCCATCCCCTGGTCACAACTGGGCTGGTTGCTGGCGGCCGCCTCGGTGGGACTCGGTTTTGGCTTGCAAGAGATCGTGGCGAATTTTGTTTCTGGGATCATCCTGCTGCTGGAACGGCCGGTGCGAGTCGGCGACGTGGTCACCATCGACGGCACCAGCGGCATCGTTTCTCGGATTCAGATGCGAGCCACCACGGTTACCAGCTGGGACCGCAAGGAATTGGTCGTTCCCAACAAAGACCTGATCACCGAGAAATTATTGAACTGGTCGCTATCGAACGTGGTCAATCGATTAACGATCGAAATTGGCGTGGCCTATGGTTCGGATCCCGATCAGGTTCGAGCGATTCTGGACGACGTGGTCCGATCGCATCCCGACGTGATGGTCGATCCCGGCCCGCTGATCAATTTTGAATCCTTCGGCGATAGCGCCCTGATGTTCAGCGTGCGGCTATACCTGGCCAATCTGGATCGCCGCATCGGCGTCACCCACGAGCTAAACACGTCGATCGCCAACGCCCTGTACGCAGCCAACATCGAGATCCCATTTCCGCAGCGAGACATCCACCTGCGCAGCGGAGACGCGAGCAATCTGCCGCAGTAA
- a CDS encoding DUF1269 domain-containing protein, with product MSRCLIAEYDHSEAAKAGLEILEKNGFTLENVSVVSNVSDPAAEHLHELHDLPQHGSADTLTDDRNTTLGMLIGGSLAAPIAAGTLIGPFIIAGPLVGMALGAAVGSLLKGTKKWGVEHDVAADYEERVREGAVLIIVNAHEDARLNEAQTLLDTTSPRSIEAFQVTD from the coding sequence ATGTCTCGATGCCTTATCGCCGAGTACGACCACAGCGAAGCTGCCAAAGCGGGTTTGGAAATTTTGGAGAAAAACGGCTTTACGTTGGAGAACGTGTCGGTGGTTTCCAACGTATCTGATCCGGCTGCGGAGCATCTGCATGAGCTGCACGATCTGCCGCAACACGGCTCCGCCGACACGTTGACCGATGATCGCAATACCACTCTGGGCATGCTGATCGGCGGTTCGCTGGCTGCGCCGATCGCGGCTGGTACGCTGATCGGTCCGTTTATTATCGCCGGCCCCTTGGTGGGCATGGCCTTAGGCGCCGCGGTGGGCAGCCTGTTGAAGGGCACCAAGAAGTGGGGTGTCGAACACGACGTGGCCGCCGACTATGAGGAACGCGTTCGCGAAGGCGCCGTGTTGATCATCGTCAACGCCCACGAAGACGCTCGTCTGAACGAGGCGCAGACGTTGCTGGATACAACCTCGCCTCGTTCCATCGAAGCCTTCCAGGTCACTGATTAG